In one Leptolyngbya sp. BL0902 genomic region, the following are encoded:
- a CDS encoding ParB N-terminal domain-containing protein, producing the protein MPRKRRDATNVFSSAVDTAGAIHQQDQLAETKAQQDRGRRSLLALKQIRQRETDTRPLRPNHVQELAESIAALGLIEPLVIDNQNVLLAGGHRLAAITHLKTHQPQHFAEHFADDLVPVRIMPFDAGADPEKALQVELAENEKRVNYSRDQIEKLASRLRSLNYKETRGRPKKGEKALGPALAVAIGVSTRYVRKVLGEEKAESTSKNRNSDPIFCRRQLLRKMERALQELEALRETRQGYEANQSLDEQLPEWLIQVQMSLEELQDMGG; encoded by the coding sequence ATGCCTAGGAAACGTAGGGATGCAACGAATGTTTTCAGCAGTGCGGTAGATACGGCAGGCGCGATTCATCAACAGGATCAGTTAGCCGAAACCAAGGCACAACAAGATCGCGGTCGGCGCTCGCTCCTGGCGCTTAAACAAATCCGGCAGCGAGAAACCGATACTCGCCCACTTCGGCCCAACCATGTCCAGGAGCTAGCCGAGTCCATTGCGGCCCTCGGACTCATTGAGCCATTGGTGATTGATAACCAAAACGTCCTACTGGCTGGGGGACACCGTTTAGCGGCCATCACCCATCTCAAAACCCATCAGCCGCAGCACTTTGCGGAGCACTTTGCCGATGACCTCGTGCCCGTCCGAATCATGCCCTTTGATGCGGGGGCTGATCCAGAAAAAGCTCTGCAAGTCGAGCTGGCAGAAAATGAAAAGCGGGTCAATTATTCCCGTGACCAGATTGAAAAACTGGCCAGTCGCCTACGAAGCCTAAATTATAAGGAGACCCGTGGTCGTCCTAAAAAAGGAGAAAAGGCACTGGGGCCAGCCCTCGCTGTTGCTATCGGGGTCTCAACTCGCTACGTTCGCAAAGTGCTTGGGGAAGAGAAGGCCGAATCCACCTCCAAAAATAGGAACTCAGATCCTATTTTTTGCCGTCGTCAGCTTCTCCGGAAAATGGAACGGGCTCTCCAGGAGCTAGAAGCTCTGAGGGAGACCCGTCAAGGCTATGAGGCTAACCAATCCTTAGACGAGCAGTTGCCCGAATGGCTGATACAGGTGCAAATGAGCTTAGAGGAACTCCAAGATATGGGAGGTTGA
- a CDS encoding WGR domain-containing protein, with the protein MTEPNYDPDQWQEWFWQRGDCIYACALRQNLFGEWVLLRKWSGRRTGKGCQRETLCADFEDGQRLMQNILKRRRYRGYVLDGHSGVDPSLGELE; encoded by the coding sequence ATGACCGAGCCGAACTATGACCCCGACCAATGGCAAGAGTGGTTTTGGCAACGGGGCGACTGTATCTATGCCTGTGCGCTACGCCAGAATCTCTTTGGTGAGTGGGTGTTGCTACGAAAGTGGAGCGGTCGCCGCACGGGTAAGGGGTGCCAGCGGGAAACGTTGTGTGCTGACTTTGAAGATGGACAGCGGTTGATGCAGAACATCCTCAAGCGCCGTCGCTATCGAGGGTATGTCCTTGATGGGCACTCTGGAGTGGATCCGTCCTTGGGTGAATTAGAGTAA
- a CDS encoding plasmid replication protein, CyRepA1 family, translating to MKTAHLHEWQQSKVWPELITANVSSLAGEAVLECLVGDKLAGFGGWSQQYVTGPVNQVLRRYEQSVNGGWWVSGLDPLNDWAPLDWGQFKADTPDLDHKGKAKKYSSPEGQKPRALFLKVSWRVGLKIATRHGYGQAYRQRMRTALGDTRSLLSAVKAMDEGFWAWWLSIPEAPILITEGAKKAGCALSAGYAAIALVGVNAGYRVKDALGHPCPPELVEDVKVIATPGRPVYLAFDQDTKATAKRRVTGALFRFGGLLAAAGYVVQVVAWSATQGKGLDDLVANAGAKAFHRAIDQALSLDEWRLKVALDNALGSLLPSMQVNTRDLDTLDAASLPQTGIIALRSAKGTGKTNLIADLVADGDTTLALGHRIVLMRNLCRRLGVNYRGDLDRLKGEFIDGDGYTLRIGGCVDGTLLAIDPEKFRGCDLILDEFVQLMRHLLTSSTCNKDGARPVLLARFTQLVQAAKRVIVADADLDKPCLDYLAHLRGEGATLWLLVNEAKVEPWPVTFIEAPDASAITARLLEAVQAGQRVFIATDSKAGSKRLDRLINDLEAARLKVLLLNSDTSSGELEKAVIMDPNTTITDYPVVIATPSMGTGVSIEVEHFDQVYGLFWGASSTDADMSQALARVRQPVPRIVWCAKGGRNFSKVGRETNSIRLKKLLQDKATATAQMTAASLGALTNHLTDYDWLNPHVHLWATLEAQRNRSMLSLRSALKVRLIHEGHQVTIERLDTHQEAKRQMAEARLQIKASEARATASAVNLTATQAKALETAEHLDTDERLALDKWHLAEFYAIPLDAVTADLVLLDNHGRYRGQLLELEAFLYPETASAAVVRSVERQAQHHLGLCPWDISTAELRRQVRVRLGLEEWVNNPNEWLSDDDTLAQFAAQALALAPQVKAALNVSLKPEMRPQQILGQLLDQMGLPTTSRQTRQGHPKRIRIYQIDPDAKAQALAILNRRAERRNGSDHQASTSDTPPMVNDHTWRGCDTLNLPKTDDSWVGQHVRWGSSLGLWRVLDTEGDSATIQLQNPIVQTVRTVPLTDLIALDLAG from the coding sequence ATGAAAACAGCACACCTCCATGAATGGCAACAATCCAAAGTATGGCCTGAACTGATTACCGCTAACGTCAGCAGCCTTGCAGGTGAGGCCGTCCTCGAATGCCTGGTGGGCGATAAGCTCGCAGGCTTTGGGGGCTGGTCTCAGCAGTACGTGACCGGGCCAGTGAACCAGGTGCTACGTCGCTACGAGCAATCGGTGAATGGCGGTTGGTGGGTCTCAGGACTTGACCCCCTCAACGACTGGGCACCCCTCGACTGGGGCCAGTTCAAGGCTGATACTCCCGACCTCGACCACAAAGGTAAGGCTAAGAAGTACAGTTCCCCCGAAGGCCAAAAGCCACGGGCGTTGTTTCTGAAGGTGTCCTGGCGCGTGGGCTTGAAGATTGCAACGCGCCATGGCTATGGTCAAGCCTACCGTCAACGGATGCGGACAGCCCTCGGAGACACCAGGAGCTTACTGAGTGCCGTCAAAGCCATGGATGAGGGCTTCTGGGCCTGGTGGCTGTCCATTCCAGAGGCTCCCATCCTGATTACTGAAGGGGCCAAAAAAGCAGGCTGTGCCCTCAGTGCGGGCTATGCGGCCATCGCCCTGGTGGGGGTCAATGCGGGCTATCGGGTCAAAGATGCCCTAGGCCATCCCTGTCCCCCGGAACTGGTCGAGGATGTGAAGGTCATCGCTACCCCAGGCCGCCCGGTTTACCTCGCCTTTGACCAAGACACCAAAGCGACGGCAAAGCGACGGGTGACGGGCGCACTCTTTCGATTTGGCGGGCTGTTGGCCGCCGCAGGCTATGTGGTACAGGTGGTGGCATGGTCAGCGACTCAGGGCAAAGGTCTCGATGATCTGGTCGCTAACGCAGGCGCTAAGGCGTTCCACCGAGCTATCGACCAGGCACTTAGCCTCGACGAATGGCGGCTCAAAGTGGCCCTCGATAATGCCTTGGGAAGTCTGCTGCCCTCGATGCAGGTCAACACCCGTGACCTCGATACCCTCGATGCCGCATCCCTTCCCCAAACAGGCATCATTGCCCTGCGTTCGGCGAAGGGTACGGGCAAAACCAACCTCATCGCTGATTTAGTGGCAGACGGAGACACCACCCTCGCCCTCGGACACCGCATCGTGCTGATGCGTAACCTCTGCCGACGGCTAGGGGTCAACTATCGAGGCGACCTCGACCGACTCAAGGGCGAGTTCATAGATGGGGACGGCTACACCCTCCGTATTGGCGGTTGTGTGGACGGCACCTTACTCGCCATTGACCCGGAGAAGTTTCGCGGCTGCGACCTGATTCTCGATGAGTTTGTGCAGTTGATGCGGCACCTGCTCACCAGTTCTACCTGCAACAAAGACGGCGCACGGCCTGTCCTCTTGGCCCGATTCACCCAACTGGTGCAGGCGGCTAAGCGCGTGATTGTGGCCGATGCCGACCTCGATAAACCCTGTCTCGACTACCTGGCCCACCTGCGGGGGGAAGGGGCAACCCTCTGGCTCTTGGTCAATGAGGCCAAGGTCGAACCCTGGCCCGTCACCTTCATTGAAGCCCCAGACGCCAGCGCCATTACCGCTCGACTCCTCGAAGCCGTCCAGGCCGGACAGCGGGTCTTCATCGCCACGGATTCTAAGGCAGGCAGTAAGCGCCTCGACCGCTTAATCAATGACCTTGAAGCCGCTCGGCTGAAGGTGCTGCTGCTCAACAGCGACACCAGCAGCGGTGAGCTAGAAAAAGCCGTCATTATGGATCCTAATACCACCATCACCGACTATCCCGTGGTCATTGCTACGCCCAGCATGGGCACCGGAGTCTCCATTGAAGTCGAACACTTTGACCAGGTCTACGGCCTGTTTTGGGGAGCCAGCAGCACCGATGCCGACATGAGCCAAGCCCTGGCACGAGTGCGCCAACCCGTTCCCCGTATCGTGTGGTGTGCCAAGGGTGGTCGTAACTTTTCTAAGGTCGGTCGGGAGACTAACTCAATACGACTCAAGAAGCTACTCCAGGACAAAGCCACCGCCACTGCTCAGATGACCGCCGCCAGCCTGGGAGCCCTGACCAATCACCTCACCGACTACGACTGGCTCAACCCCCACGTCCACCTCTGGGCCACCCTCGAAGCCCAGCGCAACCGCTCAATGCTGTCCCTGCGCTCAGCCCTGAAGGTGCGGCTGATCCATGAAGGACACCAGGTCACGATTGAACGACTCGACACGCACCAGGAGGCTAAACGACAGATGGCTGAAGCGCGTCTCCAAATCAAGGCTTCTGAAGCCAGAGCCACCGCATCGGCAGTCAACCTCACTGCCACCCAGGCCAAAGCCCTGGAGACCGCCGAACACCTCGATACCGACGAACGACTGGCCCTAGACAAATGGCACCTCGCCGAGTTCTATGCCATTCCCCTCGATGCCGTCACCGCTGACCTGGTGCTGCTCGACAATCACGGTCGCTATCGAGGCCAGTTACTCGAACTTGAAGCCTTCTTGTATCCCGAAACCGCCAGCGCTGCCGTGGTGCGTTCGGTAGAGCGACAGGCCCAACACCATCTCGGCCTGTGTCCCTGGGATATTTCCACAGCAGAACTCAGGCGACAGGTCAGGGTGCGACTGGGCCTAGAGGAGTGGGTAAACAATCCTAACGAATGGTTGAGCGACGATGACACCCTGGCTCAGTTTGCGGCTCAAGCCCTGGCCCTGGCTCCCCAAGTCAAAGCGGCGCTGAATGTGTCGCTCAAGCCAGAGATGCGGCCCCAGCAAATCCTCGGCCAACTCCTTGACCAGATGGGCCTGCCCACCACGTCCCGGCAGACCCGACAAGGCCACCCAAAACGCATCCGCATCTACCAGATTGACCCCGACGCTAAGGCTCAAGCCCTGGCCATCCTCAACCGTCGGGCCGAACGGCGGAACGGCAGCGACCATCAAGCCTCAACCTCTGACACACCCCCGATGGTTAATGACCATACATGGAGGGGTTGTGACACCTTGAACCTCCCTAAAACCGATGATTCGTGGGTCGGGCAGCACGTTCGGTGGGGCAGTTCCCTTGGCCTTTGGCGGGTGCTGGACACCGAAGGCGATAGCGCGACGATTCAACTCCAGAATCCCATCGTGCAGACGGTTCGCACCGTGCCCCTGACTGACCTGATAGCCCTAGATTTGGCGGGATAA
- a CDS encoding ribbon-helix-helix domain-containing protein: MRTIEAYSMSQKPVSKRVLVTLPDTVAADLEAWAEYQGRPTANLAAFLIELGLRQAKASGEFKTLEGTTK, from the coding sequence ATGCGTACTATTGAGGCGTACTCAATGAGCCAAAAACCTGTGTCAAAACGAGTTCTGGTGACACTGCCTGATACTGTTGCCGCTGACCTTGAAGCGTGGGCTGAGTATCAGGGACGCCCTACTGCCAACCTAGCCGCATTCCTCATTGAACTTGGCCTCAGGCAAGCTAAAGCCAGCGGTGAATTTAAGACCTTGGAGGGCACCACAAAATGA
- a CDS encoding M23 family metallopeptidase, with protein MQNSNVSQHKPHWSELPPTWRWVIGTVIQAGDVALKLGCVAVIGASAWVMLDRDTNERLTLRRAAIINPASQTFASPIVGKSLQDLVAYQPAFGQSFGPETGNQRRYGPHGGVDFDCRVGGCAGADVASPIAGHVSAIRKIGTSTNGASYQVHIQGTDWQGAVEHQLVHVDSITVAVGDIVTAGQMVAKVSPTDSVSTGPHLDWKIKRNGAWVNPQTWAKESIQRNEAKSASASAPGQSLSDDLLKRAIGRAEGTRDANGNPTQAFFGHRDPGWQGRCQNQGSFSYQHCAPSTEAADQSWLGTLRQAEKDIQSQAQAKFGQPLSQAALVAALDGYTQSPDAGKRFVDKLPTADPNPQQLITARTAALDASRRAKGGPPMNVPADQQRRVNAVLEQLRR; from the coding sequence GTGCAGAACTCCAACGTTAGCCAACACAAACCCCACTGGAGCGAGCTGCCGCCCACCTGGCGCTGGGTGATTGGCACGGTAATTCAGGCAGGTGATGTGGCGCTCAAGCTCGGTTGCGTGGCCGTTATTGGTGCCTCTGCCTGGGTCATGCTCGATAGAGACACCAACGAACGCCTGACCTTACGACGTGCCGCCATTATCAATCCTGCTAGCCAAACCTTCGCCTCGCCTATCGTCGGGAAGTCGTTGCAAGACTTAGTGGCCTACCAGCCTGCCTTTGGTCAAAGCTTTGGGCCTGAAACGGGCAACCAACGCCGCTATGGCCCCCATGGTGGCGTGGACTTTGATTGTCGAGTCGGGGGCTGTGCCGGGGCCGATGTCGCTAGTCCCATCGCGGGCCACGTCAGTGCGATTCGTAAGATTGGCACATCCACCAATGGAGCAAGTTATCAAGTTCACATTCAGGGCACCGACTGGCAAGGGGCGGTGGAGCATCAACTGGTTCACGTTGATTCCATCACTGTAGCGGTGGGCGATATCGTCACGGCTGGGCAGATGGTGGCCAAAGTTTCACCGACCGATAGCGTCAGCACCGGGCCGCACCTGGACTGGAAAATCAAGCGCAACGGAGCCTGGGTGAATCCGCAGACCTGGGCTAAGGAGTCCATCCAGCGGAACGAGGCTAAATCCGCATCCGCATCCGCACCAGGTCAATCCCTATCCGATGACCTCCTCAAACGCGCCATTGGACGAGCCGAAGGAACCCGCGACGCCAACGGCAACCCCACTCAAGCCTTCTTCGGCCATCGCGATCCAGGTTGGCAGGGACGGTGCCAGAATCAAGGCAGTTTCTCCTATCAGCACTGCGCCCCATCGACGGAAGCTGCTGACCAGTCTTGGCTAGGCACCCTACGCCAAGCTGAAAAGGACATCCAATCTCAAGCGCAGGCTAAGTTTGGGCAACCCCTATCCCAAGCGGCCCTGGTTGCGGCGTTAGACGGGTATACCCAATCCCCCGATGCGGGTAAGCGCTTTGTCGATAAACTGCCCACCGCAGACCCCAACCCCCAACAACTCATCACCGCCCGTACCGCAGCGCTTGATGCCAGTCGCAGAGCCAAGGGTGGGCCACCCATGAATGTGCCTGCCGACCAGCAGCGACGGGTGAATGCCGTTCTAGAGCAGCTACGTCGATAG
- a CDS encoding EVE domain-containing protein: protein MAYWLFQGNPKYYRILDGIRDFTQMPWLVTRYAKEMQPGDGVLVWMAGANAGVYAKAEMIEAPKLMKDLPDVGYWLDTSRLGEKPFATLRFTDKLLERPLLRSELKQDPVLKSLTVLRQPNATNFKVTAAEWQRVYELTVGI from the coding sequence ATGGCCTACTGGCTTTTCCAAGGAAATCCAAAGTATTACCGCATCCTGGACGGCATTCGGGACTTTACCCAGATGCCTTGGCTGGTCACGCGCTATGCCAAGGAGATGCAGCCCGGAGATGGGGTGTTGGTGTGGATGGCGGGGGCCAATGCCGGGGTCTATGCCAAGGCGGAGATGATCGAAGCCCCTAAGCTGATGAAGGACTTGCCCGACGTCGGCTACTGGTTGGATACCTCCCGGCTGGGAGAGAAGCCCTTTGCGACCCTGCGGTTCACCGACAAGCTGCTAGAGCGGCCCCTGCTGCGAAGTGAACTCAAGCAAGACCCAGTGCTGAAGTCGTTGACGGTGTTGCGCCAGCCCAATGCCACCAACTTCAAGGTGACGGCGGCGGAGTGGCAGCGGGTCTATGAGTTGACGGTGGGGATCTGA
- a CDS encoding ATP-binding protein — MLPSVFDTCIPRDEIRSGDLSLDLFAAKLRPVVEGKAPQIYQRPELFLANTFPTDGLKTLITEVFGRLTGQLIGSPVIRLETSFGGGKTHDEIALWHLAKHGRQIDGLNRFVDDLSLIPDRPIQVAAIDGRDLDPESGVYHPETGITTYTLWGEMAYQIGGIDGYQLLRGADENRISPGTSVIDRLVGKEPTLIILDEIARHLRAAKAKTIGQSNLAEQVVAFLFSLMDQAASCNNLVFVYSLASETDTFAKETAEIQQELMRASARQERVLSPSTDIEVYNIVRQRLFASISAEAAEKASEDYLQAFRASRVNLPDGCKDATYAQAIENSYPFHPELFNLLTKKIASIPEFQRTRGALRLFARVVRYLWQHPETRMPIIHPHHLPVGLEEEITSDLTSRLQRPQMRLPIAADIYNPNGREAHAQLQDQEWLSAGKPPFSTWVGRTVFLHSLTQGISSGIRRAELNLSLLTPGLDIGFVDRALERLSGVAWYLDVDPITSLARFKEEPSINKIIAEEKEQIGLTEAKEELRTRRDTIFATKFFQLVASPDGAHDVDDDPSTLALCVIDFNEAKISHSTDGPPPLVEQIFNNTGESGKFRTFRNRLLFLLANDQELDRAIDITREYKAVRAILRSQHRMDDLSQSQQDQIKQKEGELDLAVRIALTNAYRHLFYPANDPVKAPKGLMHYPLPAQDASTVKGNRNQQDVVLKALKDCAKVRGEDAAAYAPAYILQKVWPPGIDHWTTKALREQFAKDLSLNILLDAEVAKLRDTIRRGLQEGQWDMKVGERLFIKTDAPLSPPDTIEFSERMELYRRGILKPPEPRVIELDAQVLAGGGEERTARVRWRAKEALKVSLYQDGELIQREFLPSDSYEAQITRTTQFRLVADYGDGEVAEASCSAVIYPRGGDPKPGNGNDGEGTYPSLLEKPTEHDLDGSPSKVFNDLTDWTTDHQVRAITAMTLTVADMVDYRKMGTTLPLLVRYSLEVEQLITIQTGQQFIRLEYQGDVKGFQSFFSTINGLLNQPNVQANLNLTLKFKFEPPIAPNSPEFKALQQALSRNPVERMNLHVRVVY, encoded by the coding sequence ATGCTGCCATCTGTTTTTGACACCTGTATCCCCAGAGATGAAATCCGCTCTGGGGATCTCTCCCTGGACTTATTTGCCGCCAAGCTGCGGCCTGTGGTGGAGGGAAAGGCTCCTCAGATTTACCAGCGGCCTGAGCTGTTTCTGGCGAATACGTTCCCGACCGATGGCCTCAAGACGCTGATTACGGAGGTTTTTGGGCGATTGACGGGGCAGTTGATTGGCTCTCCGGTGATTCGGCTAGAGACTAGCTTTGGGGGCGGCAAAACCCATGATGAGATTGCCCTATGGCACCTGGCCAAACATGGGCGTCAGATTGATGGGCTAAACCGCTTTGTGGATGACCTGTCGCTGATTCCAGATCGTCCTATTCAGGTGGCGGCGATAGATGGGCGAGACTTAGACCCTGAGAGTGGGGTCTATCATCCTGAGACGGGCATCACCACCTATACCCTGTGGGGTGAGATGGCCTACCAGATTGGCGGCATTGACGGCTATCAACTGCTGCGAGGGGCCGATGAAAACCGGATTAGCCCCGGTACGTCGGTGATTGACCGTTTGGTGGGCAAAGAGCCGACCCTGATTATTTTGGACGAGATTGCCCGTCATCTGCGGGCGGCTAAGGCTAAAACCATTGGACAAAGCAACCTGGCGGAGCAGGTGGTGGCCTTTTTGTTCTCGCTGATGGATCAGGCGGCGTCCTGTAACAATCTGGTGTTTGTCTATTCCTTGGCCTCCGAGACTGACACCTTTGCCAAGGAAACGGCGGAGATTCAGCAGGAGTTGATGCGGGCCTCGGCACGGCAGGAGCGGGTGCTGAGCCCCAGTACGGATATCGAGGTTTACAACATCGTACGCCAGCGATTGTTTGCCAGCATTAGCGCTGAGGCGGCAGAAAAAGCTTCCGAAGACTACCTCCAAGCGTTCCGGGCGAGTCGAGTCAACCTGCCTGATGGTTGTAAGGATGCCACCTATGCCCAGGCCATTGAAAACAGCTATCCCTTCCATCCCGAACTGTTTAACCTGCTGACCAAAAAGATTGCCTCCATTCCTGAATTTCAGCGCACGAGGGGGGCGTTGCGCTTGTTTGCGCGGGTGGTGCGCTACCTGTGGCAACACCCAGAGACTCGGATGCCGATAATCCATCCCCACCACCTGCCCGTGGGCCTAGAAGAAGAAATTACCAGCGACCTCACCTCGCGGCTTCAGCGGCCCCAGATGCGGTTGCCCATTGCGGCAGACATTTATAACCCCAACGGTCGAGAGGCCCATGCCCAACTGCAAGACCAGGAATGGCTCAGCGCAGGCAAGCCGCCCTTTTCCACCTGGGTCGGGCGCACGGTGTTCCTCCACTCCCTCACCCAGGGCATCTCGTCGGGGATTCGGCGGGCGGAGTTGAACCTGTCGCTGCTGACCCCAGGGCTAGATATTGGCTTTGTGGATCGTGCCCTAGAGCGGCTGAGCGGTGTGGCCTGGTATCTGGATGTAGACCCGATCACCTCCCTAGCTCGGTTCAAAGAAGAGCCATCGATCAACAAAATTATTGCCGAGGAGAAGGAGCAGATTGGTCTGACCGAGGCCAAGGAAGAACTACGAACTCGGCGCGACACCATCTTTGCCACCAAGTTCTTTCAACTGGTGGCTAGCCCCGATGGTGCCCACGATGTCGATGACGACCCCAGCACCCTGGCCCTGTGCGTGATCGACTTCAACGAGGCCAAGATTAGCCACTCCACCGATGGCCCACCGCCCTTGGTTGAGCAAATCTTCAACAACACAGGCGAGTCGGGCAAGTTTCGTACCTTCCGTAATCGGCTTCTGTTCTTGCTGGCCAACGACCAAGAACTCGACCGGGCCATCGACATCACCCGCGAATATAAGGCGGTGCGGGCCATCCTTCGGAGCCAACACCGCATGGATGACCTCTCCCAAAGCCAGCAAGATCAGATTAAGCAAAAGGAGGGGGAACTGGATCTGGCGGTACGCATCGCCCTGACCAACGCCTACCGTCACCTGTTCTACCCCGCCAATGACCCGGTGAAAGCCCCCAAAGGGTTGATGCACTATCCCCTCCCGGCCCAGGATGCCAGCACCGTGAAGGGCAACCGCAATCAGCAGGATGTGGTGCTGAAGGCTCTGAAGGATTGCGCCAAGGTGCGGGGTGAAGATGCGGCGGCCTATGCCCCGGCTTACATTCTGCAAAAGGTATGGCCACCGGGTATTGATCACTGGACGACCAAGGCGCTGCGGGAGCAGTTTGCCAAAGACCTCAGCCTTAATATTTTGCTGGATGCGGAGGTCGCAAAACTGCGAGATACGATTCGGCGAGGGTTGCAGGAAGGCCAGTGGGATATGAAGGTGGGCGAACGGCTGTTTATCAAAACGGATGCCCCACTCTCGCCGCCAGACACCATCGAGTTCTCGGAACGCATGGAACTCTATCGGCGGGGCATTCTTAAGCCACCGGAGCCGAGGGTGATTGAGCTGGATGCCCAGGTATTGGCTGGGGGGGGTGAGGAACGCACGGCCCGGGTGCGCTGGCGGGCCAAAGAAGCGCTGAAGGTGAGCCTGTACCAGGATGGAGAACTCATTCAGCGAGAGTTTCTACCTTCTGACTCCTACGAAGCCCAAATTACCCGCACAACCCAGTTTCGCCTGGTAGCGGACTATGGCGATGGTGAAGTCGCCGAAGCAAGCTGTAGTGCGGTGATTTATCCCCGTGGGGGTGATCCAAAACCGGGCAATGGTAACGATGGCGAAGGAACCTATCCCTCACTGCTGGAAAAACCTACAGAGCATGATCTAGACGGTAGCCCCAGCAAGGTGTTCAACGACCTCACCGACTGGACAACGGATCATCAGGTCCGTGCCATCACCGCCATGACCCTCACCGTTGCCGATATGGTGGACTATCGCAAGATGGGCACGACCCTGCCGCTGTTGGTGCGCTACTCGCTGGAGGTGGAGCAGTTGATCACCATCCAGACCGGGCAGCAGTTTATCCGGCTGGAGTACCAGGGGGATGTGAAGGGCTTTCAGAGTTTCTTTAGCACCATCAATGGCCTGCTGAACCAGCCGAATGTACAGGCGAACCTGAATCTCACCCTTAAGTTCAAGTTTGAGCCCCCCATTGCCCCCAATAGCCCAGAATTCAAAGCCCTTCAGCAGGCGCTATCCCGAAATCCGGTGGAGCGGATGAATCTCCATGTCCGGGTGGTGTATTGA
- a CDS encoding four helix bundle protein, whose product MGSIRTFKELRVWQGAMAVAMEIFELTKRFPVEERYSLTDQMRRSSRSVAANISEGWRKRRYPAAFVSKLSDAESEAAETQTWLEIARRCQYLTDAQAERLDQQYEEILSQLVAMISKPEQWTIRPTPSNRPPT is encoded by the coding sequence ATGGGGAGTATTCGGACGTTTAAGGAGTTGAGGGTTTGGCAGGGGGCGATGGCGGTGGCGATGGAGATTTTTGAGTTGACGAAGCGGTTTCCGGTAGAGGAGCGGTATTCGTTGACGGATCAGATGCGGCGGTCATCTCGGTCGGTGGCGGCGAATATTTCAGAAGGCTGGCGGAAACGGCGATATCCTGCTGCTTTTGTCAGCAAACTGAGCGATGCAGAAAGCGAAGCGGCTGAAACCCAAACCTGGCTAGAAATTGCTCGGCGCTGTCAATATTTGACCGATGCCCAAGCCGAGCGCCTAGACCAACAGTATGAAGAAATCCTGAGTCAGCTTGTTGCTATGATCTCCAAGCCAGAACAATGGACTATCCGCCCAACGCCCTCTAACCGTCCCCCCACCTAA
- a CDS encoding PIN domain-containing protein, with protein sequence MIEDIKNIFARYQQAGILVDTNILLLYVVGLVNKQRISAFKRTKQFTSEDFDLLAQILKSFQKVIATPSILTEVNSLANQLGEPERSKCLQLFGQTIIQIEEVYQPSHQLAQLQEFQKFGLTDCSILEVSQGSYLVLTDDFRLAATLQRRKIDVINFNHIRVLNWKN encoded by the coding sequence ATGATTGAAGATATTAAAAATATCTTTGCACGCTATCAACAGGCAGGAATATTGGTTGACACTAATATCTTGTTGTTGTATGTCGTAGGATTAGTCAACAAGCAAAGGATTTCAGCTTTTAAGAGAACGAAGCAATTTACTTCTGAAGATTTTGACTTGCTTGCTCAAATTTTGAAGTCTTTCCAAAAAGTAATTGCCACTCCAAGTATTTTAACTGAGGTCAATAGCCTCGCCAACCAATTAGGAGAACCGGAGCGTTCAAAGTGCCTTCAGCTTTTTGGGCAAACTATCATCCAAATAGAAGAAGTATATCAACCCAGTCATCAGTTGGCTCAATTACAAGAGTTTCAGAAGTTTGGCTTGACAGACTGTAGCATTTTGGAAGTTTCTCAAGGAAGCTATTTAGTACTCACAGATGATTTCAGGCTTGCTGCTACTCTTCAGCGTAGAAAGATTGATGTGATCAATTTTAACCATATTCGAGTTCTAAATTGGAAAAATTAA
- a CDS encoding DUF5615 family PIN-like protein translates to MPLSSETVVKAKLYADEQFPLRAVLQLRQLGYDVLTVQEAGKANQAIPDEAVLAFATQQNRAVLTLNRRDFIRLHQQGANHAGIVVCKDDRDKIQLAERIDQAIQAEPDLAGKLVRVQKTS, encoded by the coding sequence ATGCCCCTGAGTTCCGAAACCGTGGTTAAGGCCAAACTCTATGCTGACGAACAGTTTCCCCTCCGAGCGGTTCTACAGCTTCGGCAGCTAGGCTACGACGTGCTAACGGTTCAGGAAGCTGGCAAGGCCAACCAGGCTATTCCTGACGAAGCCGTCCTGGCTTTTGCGACTCAGCAAAATCGAGCGGTGCTCACCCTGAACCGTCGTGACTTCATCCGACTGCATCAGCAGGGCGCAAATCACGCCGGAATCGTGGTTTGTAAAGACGACCGGGATAAAATTCAACTGGCTGAGCGCATCGATCAGGCCATCCAGGCGGAACCGGATCTAGCGGGAAAGCTGGTGCGGGTTCAGAAAACGTCCTAA